A single genomic interval of Nycticebus coucang isolate mNycCou1 chromosome 21, mNycCou1.pri, whole genome shotgun sequence harbors:
- the MTG2 gene encoding mitochondrial ribosome-associated GTPase 2 isoform X1 → MTLGAMILSRLFSARSQTVLEDMGRRLPSTLADLVPHQPLKQRASPRLLSASYAAHARHQEPPRKKPLSEKKLKRHFVDHRRVLVCAGNGGAGASCFHSEPRKEFGGPDGGDGGSGGHVILRVDQQVKSLSSVLSRYQGFHGEDGGRKNCFGRKGANLYIRVPVGTLVKERDKVVADLSHPGDEYIAALGGAGGKGNRFFLANDNRAPVTCTPGQLGQERVLYLELKTVAHAGMVGFPNAGKSSLLRAISNARPAVASYPFTTLNPHVGIVHYEGHQQIAVADIPGIVRGAHQNRGLGLAFLRHIERCQLLLFVVDLSLPDPWMQVTDLKYELEKYEEGLSKRPHVVVANKIDLPEARASLPLLKAHLGREVVALSAVTGENLEQLLLQLQVLHNADTESALGQGHQPLRW, encoded by the exons GAGCCATGATACTTTCAAGGCTTTTCTCAGCAAGATCTCAGACCGTGTTGGAGGACATGGGGCGTCGGCTCCCATCCACGCTGGCTGACCTTGTGCCCCACCAGCCTCTCAAGCAGCGGGCTTCTCCTAGGCTGCTGTCAGCGAGCTATGCAGCCCATGCCAGGCATCAGGAGCCCCCCAGAAAGAAGCCACTCTCTGAGAAGAAGCTG AAAAGGCACTTTGTGGACCACAGGAGAGTGCTTGTGTGTGCAGGAAACGGCGGTGCTGGGGCAAGCTGCTTCCACAGTGAGCCCCGAAAGGAATTTGGAGGCCCAGATGGCGGGGACGGAGGCAGTGGTGGCCACGTCATCCTGAGAG TTGACCAACAAGTCAAGTCTCTGTCATCGGTCCTGTCCCGGTATCAGGGTTTCCATGGAGAAGACGGAGGCAGGAAAAACTGCTTTGGGAGGAAAGGTGCCAACCTCTACATCCGG GTCCCTGTGGGCACTCTGGTGAAGGAGAGGGACAAAGTTGTGGCAGACTTGTCTCACCCAGGCGACGAGTACATCGCCGCACTGGGGGGTGCGGGTGGAAAAGGCAACCGGTTTTTCCTGGCCAATGACAACCGTGCCCCTGTGACTTGTACCCCTGGACAGCTGGGTCAGGAGCGAGTTCTCTACCTGGAACTCAAGACAGTGGCCCATGCTGGGATG GTTGGATTCCCCAACGCTGGGAAGTCCTCACTCCTCCGGGCCATTTCAAACGCGAGACCTGCCGTGGCTTCTTACCCATTTACCACCTTAAATCCCCATGTGGGGATTGTCCACTATGAAGGCCACCAGCAAATAGCAG TGGCTGACATCCCTGGCATCGTGCGTGGTGCCCACCAGAACCGGGGCCTGGGGCTTGCCTTCCTCAGGCACATTGAGCGCTGCCAGCTCCTGCTGTTTGTGGTGGATCTTTCCCTGCCAGACCCATGGATGCAGGTCACGGATTTAAAATACGAACTGGAGAAGTATGAAGAAGGCCTGTCCAAGAGACCCCACGTAGTCGTTGCAAATAAGATCGATCTCCCTGAGGCCCGTGCTAGCCTGCCCCTGCTGAAGGCACACCTGGGACGGGAGGTCGTCGCGCTGTCGGCAGTGACGGGGGAGAACCTGGAGCAGCTGCTACTGCAGCTGCAGGTGCTGCACAACGCCGACACGGAGTCTGCGCTGGGGCAGGGCCACCAGCCTCTCAGGTGGTAG
- the MTG2 gene encoding mitochondrial ribosome-associated GTPase 2 isoform X2, with protein sequence MILSRLFSARSQTVLEDMGRRLPSTLADLVPHQPLKQRASPRLLSASYAAHARHQEPPRKKPLSEKKLKRHFVDHRRVLVCAGNGGAGASCFHSEPRKEFGGPDGGDGGSGGHVILRVDQQVKSLSSVLSRYQGFHGEDGGRKNCFGRKGANLYIRVPVGTLVKERDKVVADLSHPGDEYIAALGGAGGKGNRFFLANDNRAPVTCTPGQLGQERVLYLELKTVAHAGMVGFPNAGKSSLLRAISNARPAVASYPFTTLNPHVGIVHYEGHQQIAVADIPGIVRGAHQNRGLGLAFLRHIERCQLLLFVVDLSLPDPWMQVTDLKYELEKYEEGLSKRPHVVVANKIDLPEARASLPLLKAHLGREVVALSAVTGENLEQLLLQLQVLHNADTESALGQGHQPLRW encoded by the exons ATGATACTTTCAAGGCTTTTCTCAGCAAGATCTCAGACCGTGTTGGAGGACATGGGGCGTCGGCTCCCATCCACGCTGGCTGACCTTGTGCCCCACCAGCCTCTCAAGCAGCGGGCTTCTCCTAGGCTGCTGTCAGCGAGCTATGCAGCCCATGCCAGGCATCAGGAGCCCCCCAGAAAGAAGCCACTCTCTGAGAAGAAGCTG AAAAGGCACTTTGTGGACCACAGGAGAGTGCTTGTGTGTGCAGGAAACGGCGGTGCTGGGGCAAGCTGCTTCCACAGTGAGCCCCGAAAGGAATTTGGAGGCCCAGATGGCGGGGACGGAGGCAGTGGTGGCCACGTCATCCTGAGAG TTGACCAACAAGTCAAGTCTCTGTCATCGGTCCTGTCCCGGTATCAGGGTTTCCATGGAGAAGACGGAGGCAGGAAAAACTGCTTTGGGAGGAAAGGTGCCAACCTCTACATCCGG GTCCCTGTGGGCACTCTGGTGAAGGAGAGGGACAAAGTTGTGGCAGACTTGTCTCACCCAGGCGACGAGTACATCGCCGCACTGGGGGGTGCGGGTGGAAAAGGCAACCGGTTTTTCCTGGCCAATGACAACCGTGCCCCTGTGACTTGTACCCCTGGACAGCTGGGTCAGGAGCGAGTTCTCTACCTGGAACTCAAGACAGTGGCCCATGCTGGGATG GTTGGATTCCCCAACGCTGGGAAGTCCTCACTCCTCCGGGCCATTTCAAACGCGAGACCTGCCGTGGCTTCTTACCCATTTACCACCTTAAATCCCCATGTGGGGATTGTCCACTATGAAGGCCACCAGCAAATAGCAG TGGCTGACATCCCTGGCATCGTGCGTGGTGCCCACCAGAACCGGGGCCTGGGGCTTGCCTTCCTCAGGCACATTGAGCGCTGCCAGCTCCTGCTGTTTGTGGTGGATCTTTCCCTGCCAGACCCATGGATGCAGGTCACGGATTTAAAATACGAACTGGAGAAGTATGAAGAAGGCCTGTCCAAGAGACCCCACGTAGTCGTTGCAAATAAGATCGATCTCCCTGAGGCCCGTGCTAGCCTGCCCCTGCTGAAGGCACACCTGGGACGGGAGGTCGTCGCGCTGTCGGCAGTGACGGGGGAGAACCTGGAGCAGCTGCTACTGCAGCTGCAGGTGCTGCACAACGCCGACACGGAGTCTGCGCTGGGGCAGGGCCACCAGCCTCTCAGGTGGTAG